Proteins from a single region of Thamnophis elegans isolate rThaEle1 chromosome 17, rThaEle1.pri, whole genome shotgun sequence:
- the SNX27 gene encoding sorting nexin-27 isoform X2: protein MAEEAGEGLPRSVLPGPLRGGGGGGGVPSCSPPPAAAPPALAALAAAVPPPPQALPAAPAAPQPGPRVVRIVKSESGYGFNVRGQVSEGGQLRSIHGELYAPLQHVSAVLGGGAAERAGVRKGDRILEVNGVNVEGATHKQVVDLIRAGEKELILTVLSVPPHEADSLDPGDDSLGQSFYDYTEKQAVPISIPTYKHVEQNGEKFVVYNVYMAGRQLCSKRYREFAILHHNLKREFANFTFPRLPGKWPFSLSEQQLDARRRGLEEYLEKVCSIRVIGESDVMQEFLSESDENFNGVSDVELRVALPDITTVTVRVKKNSTTDQVYQAVASKVGMDSTTANYFALFEVINHSFVRKLAPNEFPHKLYVQNYTSAVPGTCLTIRKWLFTTEEEILLNDNDLAVTYFFHQAVDDVKKGYIKAEEKSYQLQKLGEQRKMVMYLNMLRTCEGYNEIVFPHCSCDSRRKGHVITAISIQHFKLHACTEEGQLENQVIAFEWDEMQRWDTDEEGMAFCFEYARGEKKPRWVKIFTPYFNYMHECFERIFCELKWRKEVEEDATDKDNKNCSKDSLCSKNIFQLMRTEQRDIAT from the exons ATGGCGGAGGAGGCGGGCGAGGGGCTTCCGCGCTCGGTGCTGCCGGGCCCGCTGAGGGGCGGCGGGGGAGGCGGCGGGGTCCCGTCGTGCTCGCCCCCCCCGGCGGCGGCGCCTCCCGCCCTCGCCGCCCTCGCCGCCGCCGTTCCCCCGCCGCCGCAGGCCCTGCCCGCCGCCCCCGCCGCCCCTCAGCCGGGCCCGCGCGTGGTGCGCATCGTCAAGTCCGAGTCCGGCTACGGCTTCAACGTGCGCGGGCAGGTCAGCGAGGGCGGGCAGCTGCGCAGCATCCACGGGGAGCTCTACGCGCCGCTGCAGCACGTCAGCGCCGTCCTGGGCGGAGGGGCGGCCGAGCGCGCCGGGGTCCGCAAGGGGGACCGCATCCTGGAGGT gaatggCGTAAACGTGGAAGGGGCCACCCACAAGCAGGTGGTGGACCTGATCCGGGCCGGGGAGAAGGAGCTGATCCTGACGGTCCTGTCGGTGCCCCCACACGAGGCCGACAGCCTGGACCCCGGAGACGACTCCCTGGGCCAGTCCTTCTACGACTACACCGAGAAGCAGGCCGTGCCCATCTCCATCCCCACCTACAAGCACGTGGAGCAGAACGGGGAGAAGTTCGTG GTTTACAACGTCTACATGGCGGGCAGGCAGCTGTGCTCGAAGCGTTACCGCGAGTTTGCCATCCTCCACCATAACCTGAAACGGGAGTTTGCCAATTTCACTTTCCCTCGCCTGCCCGGGAAGTGGCCCTTCTCCCTGTCGGAGCAGCAGCTGGACGCCCGGAGGAGGGGCCTGGAGGAGTACCTGGAGAAGG TGTGCTCCATCCGCGTGATCGGGGAGAGCGATGTCATGCAAGAATTCCTCTCGGAGTCGGACGAG AACTTCAACGGGGTTTCCGACGTGGAGCTGCGGGTGGCCCTCCCCGACATCACGACGGTGACCGTCCGGGTGAAGAAGAACAGCACCACCGACCAGGTCTACCAG GCTGTTGCTTCCAAGGTGGGGATGGATAGCACCACCGCTAACTACTTTGCCTTGTTTGAAGTCATCAACCATTCTTTCG tgagGAAACTGGCGCCCAACGAATTCCCCCACAAGCTCTACGTGCAGAATTACACCTCGGCCGTGCCGGGAACCTGCTTGACGATCCGGAAGTGGCTGTTCACGACGGAGGAAGAGATTCTTCTGAACGACAACGATTTGGCCGTCACCTACTTCTTCCACCAG gcGGTGGACGATGTGAAGAAAGGCTACATCAAAGCGGAGGAGAAATCCTACCAGCTGCAGAAGCTCGGCGAGCAGAGGAAGATGGTCATG TACCTGAATATGTTGCGGACGTGCGAGGGTTACAATGAGATCGTCTTCCCTCACTGCTCCTGCGACTCTCGCCGGAAGGGCCACGTCATTACAGCCATCAGCATCCAGCACTTTAAGCTCCATGCTTGCACGGAGGAGGGCCAGCTCGAG AACCAAGTCATAGCTTTCGAATGGGACGAGATGCAACGATGGGACACGGACGAAGAAGGGATGGCGTTCTGCTTCGAATACGCCCGGGGAGAGAAGAAGCCACGATGGGTCAAAATCTTCACCCCATAC TTCAACTACATGCACGAGTGTTTCGAACGCATTTTCTGCGAACTGAAGTGGCGGAAGGAG GTGGAAGAGGACGCCACCGACAAGGACAACAAGAATTGCAGTAAAGACAGTCTGTGCAGCAAG aACATCTTCCAGTTAATGCGGACAGAGCAACGAGACATCGCGACTTGA
- the SNX27 gene encoding sorting nexin-27 isoform X1, with protein MAEEAGEGLPRSVLPGPLRGGGGGGGVPSCSPPPAAAPPALAALAAAVPPPPQALPAAPAAPQPGPRVVRIVKSESGYGFNVRGQVSEGGQLRSIHGELYAPLQHVSAVLGGGAAERAGVRKGDRILEVNGVNVEGATHKQVVDLIRAGEKELILTVLSVPPHEADSLDPGDDSLGQSFYDYTEKQAVPISIPTYKHVEQNGEKFVVYNVYMAGRQLCSKRYREFAILHHNLKREFANFTFPRLPGKWPFSLSEQQLDARRRGLEEYLEKVCSIRVIGESDVMQEFLSESDENFNGVSDVELRVALPDITTVTVRVKKNSTTDQVYQAVASKVGMDSTTANYFALFEVINHSFVRKLAPNEFPHKLYVQNYTSAVPGTCLTIRKWLFTTEEEILLNDNDLAVTYFFHQAVDDVKKGYIKAEEKSYQLQKLGEQRKMVMYLNMLRTCEGYNEIVFPHCSCDSRRKGHVITAISIQHFKLHACTEEGQLENQVIAFEWDEMQRWDTDEEGMAFCFEYARGEKKPRWVKIFTPYFNYMHECFERIFCELKWRKEVKVEEDATDKDNKNCSKDSLCSKNIFQLMRTEQRDIAT; from the exons ATGGCGGAGGAGGCGGGCGAGGGGCTTCCGCGCTCGGTGCTGCCGGGCCCGCTGAGGGGCGGCGGGGGAGGCGGCGGGGTCCCGTCGTGCTCGCCCCCCCCGGCGGCGGCGCCTCCCGCCCTCGCCGCCCTCGCCGCCGCCGTTCCCCCGCCGCCGCAGGCCCTGCCCGCCGCCCCCGCCGCCCCTCAGCCGGGCCCGCGCGTGGTGCGCATCGTCAAGTCCGAGTCCGGCTACGGCTTCAACGTGCGCGGGCAGGTCAGCGAGGGCGGGCAGCTGCGCAGCATCCACGGGGAGCTCTACGCGCCGCTGCAGCACGTCAGCGCCGTCCTGGGCGGAGGGGCGGCCGAGCGCGCCGGGGTCCGCAAGGGGGACCGCATCCTGGAGGT gaatggCGTAAACGTGGAAGGGGCCACCCACAAGCAGGTGGTGGACCTGATCCGGGCCGGGGAGAAGGAGCTGATCCTGACGGTCCTGTCGGTGCCCCCACACGAGGCCGACAGCCTGGACCCCGGAGACGACTCCCTGGGCCAGTCCTTCTACGACTACACCGAGAAGCAGGCCGTGCCCATCTCCATCCCCACCTACAAGCACGTGGAGCAGAACGGGGAGAAGTTCGTG GTTTACAACGTCTACATGGCGGGCAGGCAGCTGTGCTCGAAGCGTTACCGCGAGTTTGCCATCCTCCACCATAACCTGAAACGGGAGTTTGCCAATTTCACTTTCCCTCGCCTGCCCGGGAAGTGGCCCTTCTCCCTGTCGGAGCAGCAGCTGGACGCCCGGAGGAGGGGCCTGGAGGAGTACCTGGAGAAGG TGTGCTCCATCCGCGTGATCGGGGAGAGCGATGTCATGCAAGAATTCCTCTCGGAGTCGGACGAG AACTTCAACGGGGTTTCCGACGTGGAGCTGCGGGTGGCCCTCCCCGACATCACGACGGTGACCGTCCGGGTGAAGAAGAACAGCACCACCGACCAGGTCTACCAG GCTGTTGCTTCCAAGGTGGGGATGGATAGCACCACCGCTAACTACTTTGCCTTGTTTGAAGTCATCAACCATTCTTTCG tgagGAAACTGGCGCCCAACGAATTCCCCCACAAGCTCTACGTGCAGAATTACACCTCGGCCGTGCCGGGAACCTGCTTGACGATCCGGAAGTGGCTGTTCACGACGGAGGAAGAGATTCTTCTGAACGACAACGATTTGGCCGTCACCTACTTCTTCCACCAG gcGGTGGACGATGTGAAGAAAGGCTACATCAAAGCGGAGGAGAAATCCTACCAGCTGCAGAAGCTCGGCGAGCAGAGGAAGATGGTCATG TACCTGAATATGTTGCGGACGTGCGAGGGTTACAATGAGATCGTCTTCCCTCACTGCTCCTGCGACTCTCGCCGGAAGGGCCACGTCATTACAGCCATCAGCATCCAGCACTTTAAGCTCCATGCTTGCACGGAGGAGGGCCAGCTCGAG AACCAAGTCATAGCTTTCGAATGGGACGAGATGCAACGATGGGACACGGACGAAGAAGGGATGGCGTTCTGCTTCGAATACGCCCGGGGAGAGAAGAAGCCACGATGGGTCAAAATCTTCACCCCATAC TTCAACTACATGCACGAGTGTTTCGAACGCATTTTCTGCGAACTGAAGTGGCGGAAGGAGGTGAAG GTGGAAGAGGACGCCACCGACAAGGACAACAAGAATTGCAGTAAAGACAGTCTGTGCAGCAAG aACATCTTCCAGTTAATGCGGACAGAGCAACGAGACATCGCGACTTGA